A window of Synechococcus sp. UW179A contains these coding sequences:
- a CDS encoding AarF/ABC1/UbiB kinase family protein, whose translation MSRWLARPLPWRRGLRALRIWRTVLVLLFLLWWDSCRWTYPGGVSPERRQTRQQNRARWLTRELLQLGSAFIKLGQLLSARPDVLPAGWVAELADLQDKVPAFPFDQAQAVLEAELGARCAEIIDLDENPLAAASLAQVHRASLRSGRQVVLKIQRPGLESLFRLDLEVMQQVASVLQRHPQWGRGRDWVAIAQECRRVLLRELDFRLEAQHAARFRQQFLDDPRIRVPGVIWELSTRQVLCLDYLPGIKINNRPELLAAGIDPGEVAEIGAASYLQQLVRFGFFHADPHPGNLAVASDGALIYYDFGMMGQLSERLRRRLGSMVRAAASRDATALVEEMQVAGVIAADVDLGPVRRLVRLMLRDALTPPFSASVIDKLSGDLYELVYGQPFRLPVELIFVMRALSTFEGVGRSLDPGFSLVGIAKPYLLPLMTSSGSGSNDLFNELGRQVGALSSRAVGIPRRLDESLERLEQGDLQLQIRMGESDRQFRRMVTAQHSVGQSVLLGGLALAAAILGASVRPLWALLPLGAAVPVGMGWLKLQVKLRKDARMESLSSSKS comes from the coding sequence TTGAGCCGTTGGCTTGCACGACCTCTTCCTTGGCGCAGGGGTCTCAGAGCCCTGCGCATTTGGCGCACCGTTCTGGTGCTGTTGTTCCTGCTTTGGTGGGATAGCTGTCGCTGGACGTATCCGGGCGGGGTTTCGCCCGAGCGTCGTCAGACCCGTCAGCAGAACCGTGCCCGCTGGCTCACCAGGGAATTGCTCCAACTCGGGTCGGCGTTTATCAAGCTCGGTCAACTGCTGTCGGCGCGTCCTGATGTGCTGCCTGCGGGCTGGGTCGCTGAGCTGGCCGATCTGCAGGACAAAGTTCCTGCTTTCCCGTTTGATCAGGCCCAGGCCGTGTTGGAAGCAGAGCTGGGTGCTCGCTGTGCGGAGATCATTGACCTCGATGAGAACCCGCTTGCGGCTGCATCATTGGCTCAGGTGCATCGAGCAAGCCTGCGCAGTGGTCGTCAGGTGGTGCTCAAGATTCAACGCCCCGGCCTTGAGTCGCTGTTCCGGCTTGACCTGGAGGTAATGCAGCAGGTGGCATCTGTGCTGCAGCGTCATCCTCAATGGGGCCGCGGTCGTGACTGGGTGGCAATCGCTCAGGAATGCCGGCGTGTGTTATTGCGTGAGCTGGATTTTCGGCTGGAAGCCCAGCACGCTGCCCGTTTTCGTCAGCAGTTTCTGGATGATCCCCGCATTCGTGTACCCGGTGTGATCTGGGAACTGAGTACCCGTCAAGTGCTCTGCCTCGATTACTTGCCGGGCATCAAGATCAACAACCGTCCTGAATTGCTCGCAGCCGGCATTGATCCGGGTGAGGTCGCTGAGATCGGTGCCGCCAGCTACTTGCAGCAGCTGGTGCGTTTCGGCTTTTTCCATGCTGATCCTCATCCCGGAAATCTGGCGGTTGCCAGTGATGGAGCCCTGATTTACTACGACTTCGGAATGATGGGGCAGCTTTCTGAGCGGTTGAGACGACGTCTGGGTTCCATGGTTCGGGCAGCTGCGTCCCGCGATGCAACGGCTCTGGTGGAGGAGATGCAGGTGGCTGGTGTCATTGCCGCAGATGTGGATCTCGGGCCTGTGCGACGTCTAGTTCGTTTGATGCTGCGGGATGCACTCACCCCTCCTTTCAGTGCTTCGGTGATCGACAAATTGTCGGGAGATCTCTATGAGCTGGTTTATGGCCAACCGTTTCGGCTGCCGGTCGAGCTGATCTTCGTGATGCGAGCGTTGTCGACCTTTGAGGGCGTGGGACGCAGCCTCGATCCCGGCTTTAGCCTGGTGGGGATTGCCAAGCCTTATCTACTGCCACTCATGACTTCCAGTGGATCCGGTTCCAATGATTTGTTCAATGAACTTGGCCGTCAGGTGGGTGCCCTGAGTTCCCGGGCCGTGGGGATTCCCCGTCGTTTGGATGAAAGTCTTGAGCGCCTGGAACAGGGGGATCTGCAGTTGCAGATCCGCATGGGTGAATCGGATCGTCAGTTCCGCCGTATGGTCACCGCTCAGCATTCCGTCGGCCAGTCGGTGCTTCTGGGAGGCCTGGCTTTGGCGGCGGCTATTTTGGGCGCCAGCGTTCGCCCACTCTGGGCTCTGCTGCCTCTCGGTGCAGCTGTGCCGGTCGGGATGGGTTGGCTCAAACTGCAGGTGAAGTTACGCAAGGATGCCCGCATGGAATCCTTGTCGTCATCAAAAAGCTAA
- the eno gene encoding phosphopyruvate hydratase, producing the protein MFDSLDLVIDTIVAREVLDSRGNPTVEAEVLLEGGASGRAIVPSGASTGAHEAHELRDGGDRYMGKGVIQAVNHIEERIAPALCGLSALDQAAVDAAMLELDGSDNKSSLGANAILAVSMANARAAANGLGIPLYRYLGGPMATLLPVPLMNVINGGAHAANSLDFQEFMLVPHGAPSFREALRMGTEVFHILKGLLKDKGMSTSVGDEGGFAPDLGNVEAGEILVEAIEKAGYKPGDQIALALDVASTEFFENGRYAFDGGSYDSAQMVGQLEQLVEKFPIVSIEDGLAEDDWEGWKLLTERLGGKVQLVGDDLFVTNTKRLQQGINIGTANSILIKVNQIGSLTETLQAIDLAGRSGYTSVISHRSGETEDTTIADLSVATRAGQIKTGSLSRSERVAKYNQLLRIEDELGSQATYAGAVGQGPRGQA; encoded by the coding sequence GTGTTCGATTCTCTCGACCTCGTCATCGACACCATCGTGGCCCGTGAGGTGCTCGACTCCCGGGGCAATCCAACGGTAGAGGCCGAGGTCTTGCTGGAGGGTGGCGCCAGTGGTCGGGCCATCGTGCCCAGTGGCGCCAGTACCGGTGCCCACGAAGCCCACGAGCTGCGCGATGGCGGCGATCGCTACATGGGCAAGGGCGTCATTCAGGCCGTGAATCACATCGAGGAACGCATTGCCCCCGCCCTCTGTGGACTCTCCGCCCTGGATCAGGCAGCAGTGGACGCAGCGATGCTGGAACTCGACGGCAGTGACAACAAGTCCAGCCTCGGCGCCAACGCAATCCTGGCGGTGAGCATGGCCAATGCCCGTGCAGCCGCCAATGGTCTGGGCATTCCGCTCTACCGCTATCTGGGCGGACCGATGGCCACCCTGTTGCCGGTGCCGTTGATGAACGTGATCAACGGTGGCGCGCACGCCGCCAACAGCCTGGATTTCCAGGAATTCATGCTGGTTCCCCATGGCGCACCAAGCTTCCGTGAGGCGCTGCGCATGGGCACCGAGGTGTTCCACATCCTGAAGGGACTGCTTAAGGACAAAGGCATGAGCACCTCCGTGGGTGATGAAGGAGGCTTCGCCCCTGATCTGGGCAATGTGGAAGCCGGTGAGATTCTGGTAGAAGCGATTGAAAAGGCCGGCTACAAACCTGGTGACCAGATCGCCCTGGCCCTGGATGTGGCCAGTACTGAATTCTTCGAGAATGGTCGCTATGCCTTTGATGGCGGCAGCTACGACAGCGCTCAAATGGTCGGCCAACTTGAACAGTTGGTTGAGAAGTTCCCAATCGTTTCGATCGAGGACGGCCTTGCCGAAGACGACTGGGAGGGATGGAAATTGCTGACCGAGCGCCTCGGCGGCAAAGTGCAACTTGTGGGTGACGACCTGTTCGTGACCAACACCAAGCGCCTGCAACAAGGCATCAACATCGGCACGGCCAACTCGATTCTGATCAAGGTCAACCAGATTGGCTCTCTTACCGAGACGCTTCAGGCCATCGATCTCGCTGGTCGTTCTGGGTACACCAGCGTGATCAGCCACCGAAGTGGTGAAACGGAGGACACCACCATCGCCGATCTTTCTGTCGCAACCAGGGCTGGTCAGATCAAAACCGGCTCTCTAAGCCGCAGTGAGCGCGTTGCCAAGTACAACCAGCTTCTGCGCATCGAGGACGAACTGGGCAGCCAGGCTACTTACGCCGGTGCCGTCGGCCAGGGCCCCCGAGGCCAAGCCTGA
- the rplA gene encoding 50S ribosomal protein L1, translating to MPKLSKRLASLVTKVEERAYEPLEAIQLVKDNANAKFDETMEAHVRLGIDPKYTDQQLRTTVALPHGTGQTVRIAVVTSGEKVAAAKAAGAELAGDEDLVNTISKGEMNFDLLIATPDMMPKVAKLGRVLGPRGLMPNPKAGTVTTDLAAAIKEFKAGKLEFRADRTGIVHVRFGKASFDAANLLDNLKMLQETIDRNKPSGAKGRYWKSLYVTSTMGPSVEVDISALQDINKEG from the coding sequence ATGCCAAAACTTTCCAAACGCCTGGCCAGCCTCGTTACCAAGGTGGAAGAGCGTGCTTACGAGCCGCTTGAAGCCATCCAGCTGGTCAAGGACAACGCCAACGCTAAGTTCGACGAGACCATGGAGGCGCATGTGCGTCTCGGGATCGATCCCAAATACACGGATCAGCAGCTGCGCACCACCGTGGCACTGCCTCACGGCACCGGTCAGACCGTGCGCATTGCGGTGGTCACCAGTGGTGAGAAGGTTGCAGCAGCCAAAGCAGCCGGCGCAGAGCTTGCTGGCGATGAGGATCTGGTCAACACCATCAGCAAAGGGGAGATGAACTTCGACCTGCTGATCGCCACCCCAGACATGATGCCCAAGGTGGCCAAGCTGGGCCGCGTGCTCGGCCCCCGTGGTCTGATGCCCAACCCCAAAGCCGGCACCGTCACCACTGATCTGGCTGCCGCCATCAAGGAGTTCAAGGCCGGCAAGCTCGAATTCCGTGCTGACCGCACCGGCATCGTGCACGTGCGTTTCGGCAAGGCCAGCTTTGACGCTGCCAACCTGCTCGATAACCTGAAAATGCTTCAGGAGACCATTGACCGCAACAAGCCCAGCGGAGCAAAAGGTCGTTACTGGAAGAGCCTGTATGTGACCTCCACCATGGGCCCTTCGGTGGAAGTGGATATCTCAGCCCTTCAGGACATCAACAAAGAGGGCTGA
- the argJ gene encoding bifunctional glutamate N-acetyltransferase/amino-acid acetyltransferase ArgJ yields the protein MDRLFSPSMAQSSSWSLIEGGSTAPSGFQAAGITAGLKESGKPDLALLLAPPGAVCAGTFTTSVVRAACVDLCVERLQTTGGQSRAVLINSGQANACTGDRGLIDSQRATQVLADRLGLPSDQVLICSTGVIGVPIPMQVLLSGLDPLVEALAVDGGSAAASAILTTDLVDKQIAVEAQIAGRTVRIGGMAKGSGMIHPDMATMLGYLTCDAGVPAEVWQAMVRRAVQRSFNAITVDGDTSTNDTFLAFAAGEPLPDDQFELVEQGVTLVAQHLARAIARDGEGATCLIEVLVEGAASEADALRMARTVCGSSLVKTAVHGRDPNWGRIVAAAGRSGVAFDAQSVSLWMGEHQLMENGQPLGSDRMAVSTYLRERASGRYLHDDVVVIHLLIGSGPGQGRAWGCDLSDQYVRINADYTT from the coding sequence ATGGATCGCTTGTTCAGTCCATCAATGGCGCAATCTTCCAGCTGGTCGCTGATTGAAGGCGGTAGTACTGCTCCCAGTGGCTTTCAGGCCGCAGGCATTACAGCTGGTCTCAAGGAATCCGGAAAGCCGGATCTGGCTCTGCTGCTGGCGCCGCCTGGTGCCGTCTGTGCCGGCACCTTCACAACCTCTGTGGTGCGTGCGGCCTGCGTGGATCTCTGTGTTGAGCGCCTGCAGACCACGGGTGGTCAGTCCAGAGCTGTCTTGATCAATTCCGGACAAGCCAATGCCTGCACCGGAGACCGTGGTCTGATCGACAGCCAGCGCGCCACTCAGGTGCTGGCAGACCGGCTGGGCCTACCGAGTGATCAGGTGCTGATCTGCTCCACCGGTGTGATCGGGGTGCCGATCCCCATGCAGGTGTTGCTGTCTGGTCTGGATCCGCTTGTGGAGGCTTTGGCCGTTGATGGCGGATCGGCAGCTGCAAGCGCAATCCTCACCACGGATCTGGTGGACAAGCAGATCGCTGTTGAGGCGCAGATTGCAGGCCGCACCGTGCGCATTGGCGGGATGGCCAAGGGTTCGGGAATGATTCACCCGGATATGGCCACCATGCTCGGCTATCTCACCTGTGATGCCGGAGTACCAGCAGAGGTTTGGCAGGCCATGGTTCGTCGCGCTGTTCAGCGCTCGTTCAATGCCATCACCGTGGACGGCGACACCAGCACCAACGACACGTTTCTGGCCTTTGCCGCGGGTGAACCCTTACCTGATGATCAGTTTGAACTGGTTGAGCAGGGGGTGACCCTGGTTGCTCAACACCTGGCGCGTGCGATCGCTCGTGATGGTGAGGGTGCGACCTGCCTGATTGAGGTGTTGGTGGAGGGTGCCGCTTCAGAAGCCGACGCCTTACGGATGGCCCGGACCGTGTGTGGATCGTCGCTGGTGAAAACGGCCGTGCATGGCCGTGATCCCAACTGGGGCAGGATTGTGGCGGCGGCTGGGCGCTCGGGAGTGGCCTTTGATGCGCAGTCGGTTTCGCTTTGGATGGGGGAGCATCAATTAATGGAGAACGGTCAGCCGCTTGGCTCTGATCGAATGGCTGTGTCGACCTATCTGCGAGAGCGGGCTTCCGGCCGTTACCTACACGATGACGTTGTGGTGATTCATTTGCTGATCGGTTCTGGCCCGGGCCAAGGTCGTGCCTGGGGGTGTGATCTTTCTGATCAATACGTGCGCATCAACGCCGATTACACAACTTGA
- the nusG gene encoding transcription termination/antitermination protein NusG, translated as MSDLDPIQSDSSEVLDLPAPNDGEEGTLESPTIRTGVARWYAVQVASSCEKKVKATLEQRAVTLGVSNRILEIEIPETPAVKIKKDGSRQSTEEKVFPGYVLVRMVLDEDTMMAVRSTPNVINFVGAEDRRATGKARGHIKPRPLSRQEVDRIFKRAAEKKTVVKVDLTEGDQILVTAGPFKDFQGEVIEVSGERSKLKALLSIFGRETPVELEFSQVSKQN; from the coding sequence GTGTCTGATCTCGATCCAATCCAGTCGGACTCCAGTGAGGTGCTTGACCTTCCGGCACCGAACGACGGAGAAGAGGGCACTCTTGAAAGTCCCACAATCCGCACAGGTGTTGCCCGCTGGTATGCGGTGCAGGTGGCATCCAGTTGCGAGAAAAAGGTGAAGGCCACGCTGGAGCAGCGGGCTGTGACTCTCGGTGTGAGCAATCGCATTCTTGAGATTGAAATTCCCGAAACGCCTGCGGTGAAAATCAAGAAAGATGGCAGCCGCCAATCCACCGAGGAGAAGGTGTTTCCCGGATATGTGCTTGTGCGCATGGTGCTGGACGAAGACACGATGATGGCCGTGCGCAGCACCCCAAACGTCATCAACTTTGTTGGTGCGGAAGACCGCCGAGCCACCGGTAAAGCACGGGGTCACATCAAGCCACGTCCTTTGAGTCGTCAGGAAGTGGACCGCATCTTCAAGCGGGCTGCAGAGAAGAAAACGGTTGTGAAGGTTGATCTCACCGAGGGGGATCAGATTTTGGTCACTGCTGGTCCTTTCAAGGATTTCCAGGGTGAGGTCATCGAGGTGTCGGGTGAGCGCAGCAAGCTCAAGGCTCTCCTCTCCATTTTTGGTCGTGAGACACCGGTCGAACTCGAGTTTTCTCAGGTGAGCAAGCAGAACTGA
- the rplK gene encoding 50S ribosomal protein L11, whose amino-acid sequence MAKKVVAVIKLALQAGKANPAPPVGPALGQHGVNIMAFCKEYNARTQDKAGFVIPVEISVFEDRSFTFITKTPPASVLITKAAGIPKGSGESAKGSVGSIKRSQLEEIAKTKLPDLNCTSVESAMRIIEGTARNMGVAISD is encoded by the coding sequence ATGGCCAAGAAAGTCGTAGCTGTGATCAAGCTGGCCCTTCAGGCCGGCAAAGCCAACCCTGCACCGCCCGTGGGTCCTGCCCTTGGTCAGCATGGGGTCAACATCATGGCGTTCTGCAAGGAATACAACGCTCGCACCCAGGACAAAGCCGGGTTCGTGATTCCGGTGGAGATCTCGGTCTTCGAAGACCGCAGTTTCACCTTCATCACCAAGACGCCGCCAGCGTCCGTGCTGATCACCAAGGCTGCTGGAATTCCTAAAGGTTCCGGAGAGTCCGCCAAGGGAAGCGTTGGCTCCATCAAGCGATCCCAGCTTGAGGAGATCGCCAAGACCAAGCTGCCCGATCTCAATTGCACCAGCGTTGAGTCGGCTATGCGCATCATCGAAGGCACTGCTCGCAACATGGGCGTCGCCATCAGCGACTGA
- the rplJ gene encoding 50S ribosomal protein L10 → MGRTLESKQQIVEELKQLLGEAEMALVLDYQGLSIKEMSDLRTRLRGSNGVCKVTKNTLMRLAIDGDSAWSNLDPLLSGTNAFVLVKGDVGGAVKALQAFQKDTKKSETKGGLFEGKLLSQDEIKAIGDLPSKEVLMAQIAGSINALATKLAVGINEVPSGLARALKQHADSGES, encoded by the coding sequence ATGGGCCGCACTCTGGAGAGCAAGCAACAGATCGTCGAAGAGCTCAAGCAGCTCCTCGGTGAGGCCGAAATGGCATTGGTCCTGGATTACCAGGGTCTTTCCATCAAGGAAATGTCTGATCTGAGGACTCGTCTTCGGGGCAGCAACGGCGTTTGCAAGGTGACCAAAAACACCTTGATGCGTCTTGCCATTGATGGTGATAGTGCCTGGTCCAACCTCGATCCCCTTCTGAGCGGTACCAACGCTTTCGTCCTTGTTAAGGGCGATGTCGGCGGTGCAGTGAAAGCCCTTCAGGCTTTTCAGAAGGACACCAAGAAGTCCGAAACCAAGGGCGGCCTTTTCGAAGGCAAGCTTCTCTCTCAGGACGAGATCAAGGCCATCGGTGACCTTCCCTCCAAGGAAGTGCTCATGGCTCAGATTGCCGGTTCCATCAATGCCCTTGCCACCAAGTTGGCTGTGGGTATCAACGAGGTTCCCTCCGGTCTTGCTCGGGCGCTCAAGCAGCACGCCGATTCCGGCGAAAGCTGA
- the gloA gene encoding lactoylglutathione lyase produces the protein MRMLHTMLRVGDLERSLAFYTDVLGMQLLRRKDYASGRFTLAFLGYGDEKDHTVLELTHNWDTEHYDLGDGYGHIALGVQDIQATCSGIAERGGRLVRAPGPMKHGSTVIAFLEDPDGYKVELIELSSRSTAA, from the coding sequence ATGCGCATGCTGCACACCATGCTTCGGGTTGGTGATCTTGAGAGATCTCTCGCTTTCTATACCGATGTCCTCGGCATGCAGCTGCTTCGTCGCAAGGACTATGCCTCCGGTCGCTTCACACTGGCCTTTCTTGGTTATGGCGACGAAAAGGACCACACCGTGCTTGAGCTCACTCACAACTGGGATACAGAGCACTACGACCTGGGTGATGGATATGGCCACATCGCCCTCGGGGTGCAGGACATCCAAGCCACGTGTTCGGGGATCGCTGAGCGAGGTGGAAGACTCGTGCGTGCTCCGGGACCGATGAAACATGGCAGCACGGTGATCGCTTTCCTGGAGGATCCCGATGGCTACAAGGTGGAGCTGATTGAGCTCTCCTCTCGATCGACTGCCGCTTGA
- the rplL gene encoding 50S ribosomal protein L7/L12, whose amino-acid sequence MSAKTDEILESLKSLSLLEASELVKQIEEAFGVSAAASAGVVMAAPGAAAGGGGEAAEEKTEFDVVLESFDASAKIKVLKAVREATGLGLGDAKAMVEAAPKTIKEGVSKDDAEALKKAIEEVGGKVTLK is encoded by the coding sequence ATGTCTGCAAAAACCGACGAAATCCTCGAATCTCTGAAGTCTCTTTCGCTGCTTGAAGCCTCCGAGCTTGTTAAGCAGATCGAAGAGGCCTTCGGCGTCTCCGCTGCCGCATCCGCGGGTGTGGTGATGGCTGCCCCCGGCGCTGCCGCTGGTGGTGGTGGCGAGGCCGCTGAAGAAAAGACCGAGTTTGATGTTGTGCTGGAAAGCTTCGATGCTTCCGCCAAGATCAAGGTCCTCAAGGCTGTGCGAGAAGCCACAGGCCTTGGCCTGGGAGATGCCAAGGCCATGGTCGAAGCTGCTCCGAAAACCATCAAGGAAGGTGTCTCCAAGGATGATGCCGAGGCCCTCAAGAAGGCCATTGAAGAGGTGGGTGGAAAGGTCACTCTCAAGTGA
- the secE gene encoding preprotein translocase subunit SecE — translation MTSPTSEDTTAATTPPSSGPEQPEKKGGFLQATFEELKLVVWPSRQQLFSESIAVILMVSLSAAAIAALSRFYGWAASQVFR, via the coding sequence GTGACCAGCCCCACTTCCGAGGACACAACCGCAGCGACGACGCCCCCCTCATCAGGCCCTGAACAGCCTGAAAAAAAGGGTGGTTTTTTGCAGGCCACCTTTGAGGAGTTGAAGCTTGTGGTCTGGCCTAGCCGACAACAGCTGTTCAGCGAATCCATCGCGGTGATCCTGATGGTGAGCCTCTCGGCTGCGGCCATTGCCGCTCTGAGTCGCTTCTACGGCTGGGCTGCGTCCCAGGTGTTCCGTTGA
- a CDS encoding ATP-dependent Clp protease ATP-binding subunit — protein MTSDFGVTPQPPASLTVEPDRFSDDAWELLLSAQDGARRWRHGDLDVEHLLQALFSDPRFKADVGALPLPQDQLLDQLEGFLEEQPMARGDELFVGEDLETLLEAADRVRGLWGSRLIEVSHLLIAIGRDPRIGAELLSRFGLPADRLEAELRRPTASAASAPPSPPAPVIRSAAPTPVVPIAQPLNEPVQSGLGSSEPVVDPVLDLANEPDPKALDRYGRDLTAAAAQGLLDPVVGRDGEIRSLIKVLSRRGKNNPVLIGAPGVGKTAIAELLAQRIVAGEVPESLQGLRLVALDVGALIAGAKFRGQFEERLREVLQEVSDPEAGVVLFIDELHTVVNSDRSSADAGSLLKPALARGDLRCIAATTPEDYRRTVEKDPALNRRFQQVQISEPSIDHSVEILRGVKERYELHHGVTITDAAVTAAARLADRYISDRCLPDKAIDLIDEAAAQLKMDVTSKPQVVEDAEMDLRRVELAVLAAEQAPESERVQLQRQRLEASSQLTQLRERWQAEREQLQELRQLLQEDEDLRHAIAEAERQGDLEEAARLQYDQLHRLQQRRSDLEEALNQAQQDGTALLREQVEAADIADVVARWTGIPIQRLLAGERQKLLELDQRLAERVIGQSDAVGAVAAAIRRARAGMKDPRRPVGSFLFLGPTGVGKTELAKALAGQLFDEEESMVRLDMSEFMERNAVARLLGAPPGYVGYEEGGQLTEAVRRRPYALLLLDEVEKAHPDVFNVLLQVLDDGRLSDSQGRTVDFRHTVVVMTSNLASRAILESARQDREAGTSVDQSSLDGAVDEALGRHFRPEFLNRIDEVIRFQPLGLDDLRRIVRLQLADLAALLREQGLELRVEEGVIEAIVSLGYEPEYGARPLRRVLRRQLENPLATELLEDRFSGAQAVRVQAGSTPNDPFLFEPE, from the coding sequence ATGACATCCGATTTCGGCGTAACTCCTCAACCTCCAGCCAGTCTCACGGTGGAGCCAGACCGTTTCAGCGACGACGCTTGGGAGCTTTTGCTCTCCGCCCAGGATGGAGCCCGTCGTTGGCGTCACGGCGACTTGGATGTGGAGCATCTGCTCCAGGCACTGTTCAGTGATCCACGCTTCAAGGCGGACGTGGGCGCATTGCCGCTGCCTCAGGACCAGTTGCTTGATCAGCTCGAGGGCTTTCTGGAGGAGCAGCCCATGGCCAGAGGTGATGAGCTGTTTGTGGGTGAAGACCTTGAGACCTTGCTCGAGGCGGCCGACAGGGTGCGTGGCCTCTGGGGATCCAGGTTGATCGAGGTTTCGCATCTGCTGATCGCCATCGGTCGGGACCCACGCATCGGTGCCGAACTGCTGTCCCGTTTTGGGTTGCCGGCCGATCGACTGGAGGCAGAGTTGAGGCGACCGACCGCATCGGCTGCTTCTGCTCCACCCAGTCCTCCTGCACCCGTTATTCGTTCAGCAGCACCCACCCCTGTTGTTCCAATCGCTCAGCCCTTGAACGAGCCTGTTCAGTCCGGGCTTGGGTCGTCGGAACCTGTCGTTGATCCGGTGCTTGATCTTGCCAATGAGCCTGACCCCAAGGCTCTGGATCGTTATGGCCGCGACCTTACTGCCGCCGCGGCTCAGGGGCTCCTAGATCCTGTGGTCGGCCGCGATGGCGAGATCCGTAGCTTGATCAAGGTGCTTTCGCGTCGGGGCAAAAACAATCCGGTTCTGATCGGAGCTCCTGGTGTGGGTAAGACGGCCATCGCCGAGCTGCTGGCCCAGCGCATCGTTGCCGGTGAAGTCCCGGAATCGCTTCAGGGATTGCGACTTGTGGCACTAGATGTGGGTGCCCTGATCGCTGGCGCCAAATTTCGGGGGCAGTTCGAGGAACGCTTGCGAGAGGTGCTTCAGGAGGTGAGTGATCCCGAGGCCGGAGTCGTGCTGTTCATCGATGAACTGCATACCGTGGTTAACAGCGACCGCTCCAGCGCCGACGCAGGCAGCCTGCTGAAGCCGGCTCTGGCCAGGGGAGATTTGCGTTGTATTGCCGCAACCACGCCAGAGGATTACCGCCGCACAGTTGAGAAGGATCCAGCTCTGAACCGTCGCTTCCAGCAGGTGCAGATCTCCGAGCCATCGATCGACCACAGCGTTGAGATCCTGCGGGGAGTGAAGGAGCGCTACGAGCTTCATCACGGTGTAACGATTACCGACGCCGCGGTAACGGCTGCAGCACGCCTTGCCGACCGCTATATCAGTGATCGATGTCTGCCTGATAAGGCCATCGATCTGATCGATGAAGCGGCGGCACAACTCAAGATGGATGTCACGTCCAAGCCCCAGGTGGTGGAGGACGCTGAAATGGATCTGCGACGTGTAGAACTGGCGGTGCTTGCGGCAGAGCAGGCTCCTGAATCGGAGCGCGTGCAGCTTCAGCGCCAGCGACTCGAGGCCTCTTCCCAGCTCACTCAACTGCGTGAGCGCTGGCAGGCAGAGCGGGAACAGCTGCAGGAACTGCGCCAACTGCTGCAGGAAGATGAGGATCTACGCCATGCCATAGCTGAAGCAGAGCGACAGGGTGATCTTGAAGAAGCTGCCCGGCTCCAGTACGACCAGCTGCATCGTCTTCAGCAGCGCCGCAGTGACCTGGAGGAGGCGCTCAACCAGGCGCAGCAAGACGGAACAGCACTGCTACGAGAGCAGGTGGAAGCCGCGGATATTGCCGATGTGGTAGCGCGATGGACAGGCATTCCCATCCAGCGTCTGTTGGCGGGTGAACGCCAGAAACTGCTAGAGCTTGACCAGCGCCTTGCGGAGCGGGTGATCGGTCAGTCCGATGCCGTGGGGGCTGTGGCTGCGGCGATTCGCAGGGCCCGAGCAGGCATGAAGGATCCGCGACGCCCTGTGGGGTCATTTCTGTTTCTGGGGCCGACAGGTGTCGGCAAAACCGAACTGGCCAAGGCTCTGGCAGGACAGCTGTTCGATGAGGAAGAGTCGATGGTGCGCCTCGACATGAGTGAGTTCATGGAGCGCAATGCGGTGGCTCGCTTACTCGGTGCCCCCCCTGGCTATGTCGGTTATGAGGAGGGAGGGCAGCTGACCGAAGCGGTACGTCGTCGTCCATATGCGTTACTTCTCCTGGATGAGGTGGAGAAGGCTCACCCCGATGTGTTCAATGTGCTCCTGCAGGTGCTGGATGACGGCCGCCTCAGCGATTCGCAGGGGCGCACGGTTGATTTCCGACACACTGTGGTTGTGATGACCAGCAATCTGGCCAGCCGCGCCATTCTCGAATCAGCACGTCAGGACAGGGAAGCGGGAACATCGGTTGATCAATCCTCCTTGGATGGTGCTGTGGACGAGGCTTTGGGGCGCCATTTTCGACCTGAATTCCTGAACCGCATCGATGAAGTGATCCGGTTTCAGCCTCTCGGACTTGATGATCTGCGCAGAATTGTGCGCCTGCAGCTGGCTGATTTAGCGGCGCTGCTGAGAGAACAGGGGCTGGAGCTGCGCGTTGAGGAAGGTGTGATTGAAGCGATCGTGAGCCTCGGTTATGAGCCGGAATATGGAGCAAGGCCATTGCGAAGGGTGCTGCGACGTCAACTGGAGAATCCCCTGGCGACTGAACTGCTGGAGGACCGTTTCAGCGGGGCTCAGGCGGTGCGTGTGCAGGCTGGATCGACACCAAACGATCCCTTCCTCTTTGAACCGGAATAA